A DNA window from Streptomyces parvus contains the following coding sequences:
- a CDS encoding 2-oxo-4-hydroxy-4-carboxy-5-ureidoimidazoline decarboxylase, whose product MPVQPRHPVPADAPAAPADGAPVDHAVGLAHFNSLPFAAAEAAFLECCGSLRWAHRMAAHRPYPDLGALLAASDEAGYDLAPSDIAEALAAEPAPCLHHDAPRAAHLALRAAHAAYESRFGHAFVICLDAYAPSLHVDQVLAGIRVRLTHEVDEERAVTAEELRRLARSRIVELVTADPGQ is encoded by the coding sequence GTGCCCGTGCAGCCGCGCCACCCGGTCCCGGCCGATGCCCCGGCGGCGCCCGCCGACGGGGCGCCGGTCGATCATGCCGTCGGCCTGGCCCATTTCAACAGCCTCCCCTTCGCCGCCGCCGAGGCGGCCTTCCTGGAGTGCTGCGGCAGTCTGCGCTGGGCCCACCGGATGGCCGCCCACCGCCCCTACCCCGATCTCGGCGCTCTACTGGCCGCCTCCGACGAGGCGGGCTACGACCTCGCGCCCAGCGACATCGCCGAGGCCCTGGCCGCGGAGCCCGCGCCCTGCCTGCACCACGACGCGCCCCGCGCCGCCCATCTGGCGCTGCGGGCCGCGCACGCGGCGTACGAGAGCAGGTTCGGCCACGCCTTCGTGATCTGCCTGGACGCCTACGCCCCCTCCCTGCACGTGGACCAGGTGCTGGCCGGGATCCGGGTCCGGCTGACGCACGAGGTGGACGAGGAGCGGGCGGTGACCGCCGAGGAGCTGCGCCGACTCGCCCGGAGCCGGATCGTCGAGCTGGTGACCGCGGACCCCGGGCAGTAG
- the sdhA gene encoding succinate dehydrogenase flavoprotein subunit, whose amino-acid sequence MQIHKYDTVIVGAGGAGMRAAIEATKRSRTAVLTKLYPTRSHTGAAQGGMAAALANVEEDNWEWHTFDTVKGGDYLVDQDAAEILAKEAIDAVLDLEKMGLPFNRTPEGRIDQRRFGGHTRSHGEAPVRRSCYAADRTGHMILQTLYQNCVKEGVEFFNEFYVLDQLITEVDGVKKSAGVVAYELATGEIHIFQAKSVIYASGGTGKFFKVTSNAHTLTGDGQAACYRRGLPLEDMEFFQFHPTGIWRMGILLTEGARGEGGILRNKDGERFMEKYAPVMKDLASRDVVSRSIYTEIREGRGCGPAGDHVYLDLTHLPPEQLDAKLPDITEFARTYLGIEPYTDPIPIQPTAHYAMGGIPTNVEGEVLADNTTVVPGLYAAGEVACVSVHGANRLGTNSLLDINVFGKRSGIAAAEYAAKHDFVELPENPGQLVADQVARLRNSTGTERVAALRLELQECMDANVMVFRTEQTIKTAVDKIAELRERYLNVSIQDKGKRFNTDLLEAIELGNLLDLAEVMAVSALARKESRGGHYREDYPNRDDVNFMRHTMAYREVAADGAESIRLDYKPVVTTRYQPMERKY is encoded by the coding sequence ATGCAGATCCACAAGTACGACACCGTCATCGTCGGCGCCGGCGGCGCCGGCATGCGCGCGGCCATCGAGGCCACCAAGCGCAGCCGCACCGCCGTGCTCACGAAGCTCTACCCCACCCGCTCCCACACGGGCGCGGCGCAGGGCGGCATGGCCGCCGCGCTCGCCAACGTGGAGGAGGACAACTGGGAGTGGCACACCTTCGACACGGTCAAGGGCGGTGACTACCTGGTCGACCAGGACGCCGCCGAGATCCTGGCGAAGGAGGCCATCGACGCCGTCCTCGACCTGGAGAAGATGGGCCTGCCGTTCAACCGGACGCCCGAGGGCCGCATCGACCAGCGCCGCTTCGGCGGTCACACCCGCAGCCACGGCGAGGCCCCGGTCCGCCGGTCCTGCTACGCCGCGGACCGCACCGGCCACATGATCCTCCAGACGCTGTACCAGAACTGCGTCAAGGAGGGCGTGGAGTTCTTCAACGAGTTCTACGTCCTGGACCAGCTGATCACCGAGGTCGACGGGGTCAAGAAGTCCGCCGGCGTCGTCGCGTACGAGCTGGCGACGGGCGAGATCCACATCTTCCAGGCGAAGTCGGTCATCTACGCCTCCGGCGGCACCGGCAAGTTCTTCAAGGTGACGTCGAACGCCCACACCCTGACCGGTGACGGCCAGGCCGCCTGCTACCGGCGCGGTCTGCCGCTGGAGGACATGGAGTTCTTCCAGTTCCACCCGACGGGCATCTGGCGCATGGGCATCCTGCTGACGGAGGGCGCCCGCGGTGAGGGCGGCATCCTCCGCAACAAGGACGGCGAGCGCTTCATGGAGAAGTACGCGCCGGTCATGAAGGACCTCGCGTCCCGTGACGTCGTCTCGCGCTCCATCTACACCGAGATCCGTGAGGGCCGCGGCTGCGGTCCGGCCGGTGACCACGTGTACCTGGACCTGACGCACCTGCCGCCGGAGCAGCTGGACGCCAAGCTCCCGGACATCACGGAGTTCGCGCGGACGTACCTCGGCATCGAGCCCTACACGGACCCGATCCCGATCCAGCCGACCGCGCACTACGCCATGGGCGGCATCCCGACCAACGTCGAGGGCGAGGTGCTGGCCGACAACACCACCGTCGTCCCGGGCCTGTACGCCGCCGGCGAGGTCGCCTGTGTCTCCGTGCACGGCGCCAACCGCCTGGGCACCAACTCGCTGCTCGACATCAACGTCTTCGGCAAGCGCTCCGGCATCGCGGCCGCCGAGTACGCGGCGAAGCACGACTTCGTCGAACTGCCCGAGAACCCGGGTCAGCTGGTCGCCGACCAGGTGGCGCGGCTGCGCAACTCCACGGGCACCGAGCGGGTCGCGGCGCTGCGCCTGGAGCTCCAGGAGTGCATGGACGCCAACGTGATGGTGTTCCGCACCGAGCAGACGATCAAGACGGCGGTCGACAAGATCGCCGAGCTGCGCGAGCGGTATCTGAACGTGTCCATCCAGGACAAGGGCAAGCGGTTCAACACCGACCTGCTGGAGGCCATCGAGCTGGGCAACCTGCTCGACCTGGCCGAGGTCATGGCGGTCTCCGCGCTCGCCCGCAAGGAGTCCCGCGGCGGTCACTACCGCGAGGACTACCCGAACCGCGACGACGTCAACTTCATGCGCCACACCATGGCGTACCGCGAGGTGGCCGCCGACGGCGCCGAGTCGATCCGGCTCGACTACAAGCCGGTCGTGACGACCCGCTACCAGCCGATGGAGCGTAAGTACTGA
- the sdhC gene encoding succinate dehydrogenase, cytochrome b556 subunit, which translates to MPAGTLYRGREGMWSWVAHRVTGVLIFFFLFVHVLDTALVRVSPEAYDDVVATYKTPIVALLEYGLVAAILFHALNGLRIIAVDFWAKGPRFQKQMLWTVLGIWIVLMVGALYPVLGHAVRDVFGS; encoded by the coding sequence GTGCCGGCTGGAACGCTGTACCGCGGCCGGGAAGGCATGTGGTCGTGGGTGGCTCATCGAGTCACCGGTGTCCTCATTTTCTTCTTCCTGTTCGTACATGTCCTGGACACCGCTCTCGTCCGCGTCTCCCCCGAGGCCTACGACGACGTCGTGGCCACGTACAAGACGCCGATCGTCGCCCTCCTCGAATACGGCCTGGTGGCCGCGATTCTCTTCCACGCGCTGAACGGTCTCCGGATCATCGCCGTGGACTTCTGGGCCAAGGGCCCGCGCTTCCAGAAGCAGATGCTCTGGACCGTGCTGGGCATCTGGATCGTGCTGATGGTCGGGGCCCTGTACCCCGTCCTCGGTCACGCCGTACGCGACGTCTTCGGGAGCTGA
- a CDS encoding succinate dehydrogenase iron-sulfur subunit, translating into MATPTLDKTDKAEAGFADSPFIMATFRIRRFNPEVSDEVQWQDFQIEIDPKERVLDALHKIKWELDGTLTFRRSCAHGICGSDAMRINGKNRLACKTLIKDINPDKPITVEAIKGLTVLKDLVVDMDPFFQAYRDVMPFLVTKGNEPTRERLQSAEDRERFDDTTKCILCAACTSSCPVFWNDGQYFGPAAIVNAHRFIFDSRDEAGEQRLEILNDRDGVWRCRTTFNCTDACPRGIEVTKAIQEVKRALITRRF; encoded by the coding sequence ATGGCTACCCCGACCCTGGACAAGACCGACAAGGCCGAGGCCGGCTTCGCCGACTCGCCGTTCATCATGGCCACGTTCCGGATCCGCCGCTTCAACCCCGAGGTGTCGGACGAGGTCCAGTGGCAGGACTTCCAGATCGAGATCGACCCGAAGGAGCGTGTTCTCGACGCCCTTCACAAGATCAAGTGGGAGCTCGACGGCACCCTGACGTTCCGCCGTTCCTGTGCCCACGGGATCTGCGGTTCCGACGCGATGCGGATCAACGGCAAGAACAGGCTCGCCTGCAAGACGCTGATCAAGGACATCAATCCGGACAAGCCGATCACGGTCGAGGCCATCAAGGGCCTGACGGTCCTCAAGGACCTCGTGGTCGACATGGACCCGTTCTTCCAGGCGTACCGCGACGTCATGCCCTTCCTCGTCACCAAGGGGAACGAGCCGACCCGCGAGCGTCTGCAGTCCGCCGAGGACCGCGAGCGGTTCGACGACACCACCAAGTGCATCCTGTGCGCCGCGTGCACGTCCTCGTGCCCGGTGTTCTGGAACGACGGCCAGTACTTCGGCCCGGCGGCGATCGTCAATGCCCACCGCTTCATCTTCGACTCGCGCGACGAGGCCGGCGAGCAGCGGCTGGAGATCCTCAACGACCGTGACGGCGTGTGGCGTTGCCGCACCACGTTCAACTGCACGGACGCCTGCCCGCGTGGCATCGAGGTCACCAAGGCGATCCAGGAGGTGAAGCGCGCGCTCATCACGCGTCGCTTCTGA
- a CDS encoding thiol-disulfide oxidoreductase DCC family protein translates to MSPAPWPGPVRRLTVLYDARCPLCVHLRGWLQRQAQLVPLDLVPAGSAEARRRFPELDHAATLQEITVVGDLGQVYRETAAWIVCLWALAKYRARAHWLTTPAGRPFARGTVLAAARYRSTALPPCAPGARECAAPPGGAWGPR, encoded by the coding sequence GTGAGCCCGGCCCCCTGGCCCGGTCCCGTACGGCGGCTCACCGTGCTCTACGACGCGCGGTGCCCGCTCTGCGTCCACCTGCGGGGCTGGCTCCAGCGGCAGGCGCAGCTCGTGCCGCTGGATCTCGTCCCGGCCGGATCGGCGGAGGCGCGGCGGCGGTTCCCGGAGCTGGACCACGCGGCGACGCTCCAGGAGATCACCGTGGTCGGCGATCTGGGGCAGGTCTACCGGGAGACGGCCGCCTGGATCGTCTGCCTGTGGGCGCTCGCCAAGTACCGCGCCCGCGCCCACTGGCTGACCACCCCGGCCGGGCGGCCCTTCGCACGGGGCACCGTGCTGGCCGCCGCCCGCTACCGTTCGACGGCCCTCCCGCCCTGCGCCCCCGGGGCGCGTGAGTGCGCCGCCCCGCCCGGCGGCGCGTGGGGTCCCCGATAG
- a CDS encoding succinate dehydrogenase hydrophobic membrane anchor subunit, with amino-acid sequence MSSETSSAAAIGDVEGVGPLGRFDADNPAPVIEPPRKRTGKTPKASRGNFEMYAWLFMRLSGIVLTVLVIGHLLIQLVLDGGVSKIGFAFVAGRWASPFWQVWDLLMLWLAMLHGANGLRTVINDYAERDNTRFWLKMLLYTATVFTVLLGTLVIFTFDPNIR; translated from the coding sequence ATGTCCAGCGAGACTTCTTCCGCAGCCGCGATCGGCGATGTCGAGGGCGTCGGGCCTCTGGGCCGATTCGACGCCGACAACCCGGCCCCGGTGATCGAGCCCCCGCGCAAGCGCACGGGCAAGACCCCCAAGGCTTCGCGCGGCAACTTCGAGATGTACGCCTGGCTCTTCATGCGCCTGTCGGGCATCGTGCTGACCGTCCTCGTCATCGGTCACCTGCTGATCCAGCTGGTGCTCGACGGCGGCGTCTCCAAGATCGGCTTCGCCTTCGTGGCGGGCCGCTGGGCCTCGCCGTTCTGGCAGGTCTGGGACCTGCTGATGCTGTGGCTCGCCATGCTGCACGGCGCCAACGGCCTCCGTACGGTCATCAACGACTACGCCGAACGGGACAACACCCGCTTCTGGCTGAAGATGCTCCTGTACACCGCCACGGTGTTCACCGTCCTGCTGGGCACGCTGGTGATCTTCACCTTCGACCCGAACATCCGCTAG